CGCGTAGTTCTCTTGTGTTGGAAAAAagccatttgcagtaaatttgtcTTTGGTGCGGCGAAAGGAGGAACAATTGTAGCAACAGATAGATCCTATGAGAGATTGTAGCAACAGATAGATCCTATGAGAGTGTTACTTGCTTTTTGTGAGTAGTGTTCGGTAAAAGCAAATAGAATTCCAAATGGAAAATGAATGAAGTTACCTAATATTTTGTTTTTCACGGCTCATTTATGCAACTTCACATTGGGCCCATTAAGCCCACAGCCCAACCTGTACTCCCGCACCCTCCCGCGCTCCCAAAGACtgccctccccgccgccgcccgccgcccgccccgGACCCCTGTGCCTGCGCGGCTGCGCCTGAGCTGCTCCTCAAAACtctccgccgcccgccgcccgcccagCCTTCCGTTCCTGCTCCTCTCTCAGGTCGGGCGTGCTCCACTGCCATCCCCAAGGGAGATGGGGAAGCGCAAGCCCATGCCTTCCGCCGCCGCTCGAGGTACGAAGCCCTGCCCAAACCGATTCGGCAGTTCGGCACCACCTCCTCCCCTCCGTTCGAGCTGTCCTAACGTGCTTTTTCCCTTCTCgtgttgctgttgctgttgctgtcGTCACAGGATCGAAGAACCAGCCAAAGAGGCCGAAGTCCACGAAGCAAGGAGCTGAGTTACCGGAGGAGAATCCCCAGCTGTCGGAGCACGATGACGGTATAATCCTCTTCTCCTTGCGTTGGTTTCTTTAGGTCGAATGAGTAGCGGAAAGTTCTTAATTGGCTATTGACTTCACGTGCAACTCCTCCGTGTGGCCCTCATTGGATTATTTATTTATGCATCTCCATTCTCCAATGGTCTGCGTCTAGTAGCAAGAAGCTTAAGTTGCTAGTTTGTGCCACTAGAGAGTTTTATTGTGGAGTTACTCAACTGACGACAGGTTTTAACTCAAATTTCTTTGTGTAGTGGCGTGCAATCGTACCATCGGCCTTCCTCCACTTTCGCtcgcttttttttttttctttttttgcttcCTGTGACAAAATAGTGCTCACGCTCGTTCTTACGTAACTTAAGCATTGTGTGCAGCAGAAATTTTAGATACGGAATCCGGAGCTGCGGGGACTGTTCAACTTGACAAAAAAGCCAATGGGAGCTTTCAAGGTACAGCACAGAGTGATGAAGATGACATGGAAGATGAATATGACGCTCCTAGCGGTGATGCGCCAGGTGATACGATAAACAATGGCAATGATTGTTTTGATGAAACAGAGACTTCATGGTTAGTGCTGCATATATGATTTGTGATTTGTGTTAGTAGTTATCTTTTTAGACTGATCTGAGTAGGTTAGCCCTCATGACTTTTACTGTCGGGGTATAGTTGAATTGGTGATTTTTCGTTGAAATTCCATCCATTATTATCAGTAAGCAGAAGTGACAAAAGATGCTTATCATTTCTATATATTGGCCATTTCCTGTTCTTGCGTGCATTGTCACTCCTTTTTCAACACCGTCTCCTTCTATCTGTTTTGCAGTTCATTTCATCGTCATGTAAGCCACATCATGACAAATGAAGAAGTCAAGGCGTTGATGAAGAAGAACTATAAATTTAAATGGGAAATGCCTGCTGTGGACATTCCAAGGTCCAAATGGGTTGGAACAGGTGAAAAAGTGCAGGTATAGTTTTGGttaatccttatgtatgtattttgAAATTTGTATGGTTGTCATCTGAATATTGTTAGATGATAGGGTGTACTATCCAATATTGAGATGTTCTATAGTATATTTCAAGTTCGGATGCTATATTACCCTGGAATAATAACTATGCCTAATGCTGCCGAGAAAAATAACTATGCATAATATGCATAATGGCAGTGCCGATTATAGTGGCAATCGGGTCATTGTCGAACTGTATACCTCTTTCATTGTGTTTCCGTGTTTGAAGGCTAAATTGAATCACACACATCATACGAAAGAAAGGGGAACTTGATCTTTTCAGCCTGGTCATTGAATTTATGTGAATTTGTAGCTGACCTTTCAAAGATTTACTAGTACTCTTAGTTTAAATCAGTTATTACCTTAAGCGTGTTTTGGTACCTAATAATTTTTTTATAAGCATGTGAGTGAGTTACTTAGAAAATAAATACATTTGCATTCTATGTACTTTATACACTTTCTCAACTGTCCATCGCTCATCTTACAAGTTGGAGTTGGGGAACACAAGAAATACTTGTTTCTGTGATTTCTTAATATTTGTATGGTGCACATATTATGAAGTTtggcaaattttgttaagcacaaTATCCTCTAAAATATTGCTCTTGTTCATTTTTGTTTGTCTATGTCTTGTTGATTGACTAAACTAAATGTCAAATTAGTCACTAGCTTTGTGATTTGGTTATCTTACCAATTGTGCATGACAGTTTTGGGATGATTAAGAAGAACCTTGATGCTTTGTTATTTTAGGAAGCTTGTGATGATCATCTTCGTGATGTCAAAGGAAAGTTGAGAGACCATTGGCAACGTACGCTGTCTGATCATTTAAATTCTCGAATGAGCTTCTTCTCTCTTTGTAAGTTCTCTTTATTGCAATAAACAGCATCTCTTCCTTGTCTGCCTTAATCACAGCTGCGAAGGTCATTGTTCTTTCTTGTTTtacacttagggcctgtttgggagTGCTCCATTCCTATAGTATCCCAAAATACAGAGTTGTAGGTTAAAAATGAAGTTTTAAGCTTCTGTTTCCAGTTGTAAATGAGAACCATTATAGCTTACTGAGACACCAACCCTCACTCTTCTTCCAGGCTCCAGCTCCACCTTCATGAATTTGTGAAATAGGTGGAGATGGAGGTCTGCTgaataggctttatggttgctgagTTTCGGTGGCTCTAAACCTGTTTGCTTTAACTATTTCTGGATTATTTGTTACTTgcaccattccaaattgtaagccattctggcttttctagatacataacttttactatgtatctagacataatgtatatctaggtgcatagcaaaagctatgtatctagaaaagccagaacgacctataatttgaaatggagggagtatttaatAACACTATAACAGTTATCTTGGCCTAGAGTGAATAAAGGTTTTAGCTATCGGTTTTTGTGGTAGAGCTCAGTAATATTAGAATAATAATTGTGTGCCTAAGTTTTATTTATTTGTGAGAAACAGCATCTCTCTGTCTTGATTGTAGCTGGGAAGGTAATGGTTCTTTTCTTTCCTGATACTTGGGGCCTGTCTGGGAGAGCAGAGAGCTCGAAAGCCTACATCTTAGTCTAAAATGAGAACCGTAAGGTTCACTGGCGCACACACCCTCAGTCTACGCCCTTGACACAGTACCACAGATTATTGGAGCTGGAGCTctcccaaacaggcccttatgGCAGCTCACATTGGTGACTTTAAAGCACTTTACCTTCGCTATTTCTGCATTTATATATTGCTTTATAAGAGATTATCTTAGCTAGAGCAAATATAGGTTTAAAAAAAAgaatatcttttttttttaatgtaacggcaggagctctgcctttcaattaagagagGGAAATAGAATTTTGTGTACAAGGGAAACAAGCCCTCCTGGGCAGACAAACAGCGACAAGGAGAAATAAACTCCAGAACTCAGAAGATGGGCTCTATCCCCTCCCTACAATGGCTGTCTGGGTTTCAAAAAAGAATATCTAAGACAGGTGATAAGTTATCAGATTTTACAAAACCAGGAATTTTTTCTACAATCTTGCATGAACCAGCTGTTGCCTGGTCACTTTTTTTACAACTGTCACTTAAGTGTTGATCTTACATTTGGCCATTTGTGTTACTTTTTGTATATGGAACAAGATAGCACTTTTAGTTGTTCTAAATCCCAAAGAGTGAAGTCTATTCATGGTGTATGTCTATTCAATCCCTGGTCTAATCATATTGCGGAAAAGATGGGTTACTGATACAATTTTAGCTCCACCAGTCAACTCCAAACCCTACTTTCTGTGATGCAGTAACTAAACAGCCAAATTAGGGCTTTATCTCGTTAAATTTGTTCACAGTATGATGTATGGTATGCTTTCTATTTTCCTTAATAAAAAAAAAggacagacccagtgccggaggctcccacatgagtggtctagggaagggataaaccgagacaagcctttcccccgcaaaatctgcggagaggctgcttcgaacccacgacctggtgactcagtgagacagctctcaccactgcaccaggcctgcccttcttttctattttccttaATGTTAGATATAATTTTATTCTTCATGTATTACTGTAGGTAACAGTTATCGTGACATAATGCATTGCAATAAGAAGCCATTTTATCTGAAAAGTAATGGTCCTGATTCCAGTACCATGGACGCTTATCTTATGCATGCTGTAAGCTTTACTATCTCTTTTTGGTCATGTTATTATTCTTGAACCTCTTGATGGTGCTGGCTAATCTGCAAAGCGCACTACTTCTGCAGTTGAATCATGTTCATAGGACGCGAGATGTTGTAATTAGAAATGACGCGAAGCTTAGGAATGACACTGACAGAGATATTTCGGATGATAAGACATACCTTGATCAGGGTTTTACGCGCCCAAAGGTATATCACATCAAGAATATTGACATGTTGAGCACCTGTTCTGTTGCCGTGGATACATTAACTGAGATTACACTACCAGATATTTTTAGTTGTATTTTAGTGTGCTATCCTGAATTTGTTTTGCAATATTTTCTTTGTGATGTGTGTTGGCAAGAAAAAAGACATAATTATGCGAGGTGGATAGGTTATAAGAACACATTAAGCTGTCGTGACAGTTGATTCCTGCATGTTTACTCGCAATTTATGAGGAACTATGTTTTATATGTGATCTGTAGAGCTCGGCTACATTACCCTTTTGTGTAATTATAAACCATGGCATGTCATGCTTCTTAAGATTCATGTGACCTTTGTGTTAATTCCCTGATTTCTCAAATAGTATTTCTGTCCCACCAACAACTTATTGCCGTGTGGGCACGGTGTGTGGAAGTGTGCTGGAATATTGCAACGAAAAATGCTTGGAAATGTGTTCAAACCCATAACCTCAGTCCTGAATCGCATGGTAGTCCGTCCACTACTGTGCCATGCTTCTTTGATGACTTTGGTATGAAACTCTATATTTAAGCTGTTTTGAGCCAGTTGTCCAACCGTTTAGACCAGTCAAGGGTTTGTGGTTTGACCAGTATGGTGTCCAGTCCAATCCCAATAACTATGCCCTTTGGGGATTTTTCCCACACCATCACCAAGGAAGCTCTGCAGGATGTGAAAGCTTTTAATAGAGGATGTCCTGGTCTAAACAAATAATATTGTCCtaggtgtatgcttttcgcggacgatgtagtgctagttgatgaaagccggacaggagtgaatcagaaactggagttatggcggaagactttggagtccaaaggttttagactcagtagaactaaaactgagtatatgagatgtgacttcggcactactactcgggaggaggaagatattagtttggaaggtcaagtactgcctaggaaggatacctttcgatatttaggatcaatgctacagagagatggggatattgatggagatgttagccatagatcaaagcagggtggatgaagtggcggcaagcatctggtgtcctatgtgacaaaagggtaccacagaagctaaaaggcaagttttataggacggcgattagacctgctatgttgtatggtgcagaatgttggcctacgaaaagacaacatgttcaacagataagtgtcgcggaaatgcgtatgttgcgttggatttgcggtcatacaagaagggatcgagttcggaacgatgatatacgcgatagattaggggtagcaccaattgaagaaaagcttgtccaacaccggttgagatggtttggacatgtcaaacggagacctccagaggcaccggtgcgtagtggaatcctaagccaggatagtaacgtgaagagaggcagaggaagaccgaagttgacttggatagaggcaataaaaggagacttgaaaggatggaatatacccaaagacttagccttagataggagtgcttggaagacagctattcacgtgcctgaaccttgattgcttctgctgggtttcaactctagcctaccccaacttgtttgggacttaaaggctttgttgttgttgttgttgttgttgtaaactcCAAGCAATAGTGGTAAATAAATAGCCAATCAATAGTATTCTAATTATTAGGGATAGGTTGCCAGTTGACTTGACTTAACGAGGCATTTGGATACAGGGATAAAGGGGGTGGGATAGGGAAAGGGAAATGGATGAGCGGCTAGGATTAAACGAGGCGTAAAGAATGAATGGCTAGGATACAATATTACCCTTTGGAGGGTGGGATATCATTTCCCTATCCCatttgccaaacataccataaggCCATTAGGTCATGCGTCTCATGGTGTCCAGCTGCGGTGTGGTCTCAAGGTGAAGCCTTGGATGACTTTGATCACATCTAAGCAAATAATATCTAATTGGACACTGCACATTACAGAAATTTATTATGCATAAATAATCGTGTTGGTGTAATTGTACTTCCAGTACAAATAAATATTGTTTTGGATATGCAGTCAACCATTTCAAATTGTGTAGTTGGGATATCTGAAAATTGATACAGGTGGATTTGTCTCAAAGTTTCATAACAGAATGCATTTGCTATACTTTATAAATATATTACAACAGATATTAGTAGTCAAAGTTGTGTTTTGCGGACCATGTCGATGTCCAAAATGTCACTTATTTATGACTGGATTGAGTCCTTTTCTCATGCAATTGTCAATAAGTAAACTTATCTGGCATGCTATCGGTTTGGTACTTTGGTGGGGCCTGTACCATAAATCCAGTCTTTAAGATACATTCATATTAATCCTGTTTTCTTTTGTCTAAATATATTTTTAGGTTCTTTTCTTGTTACCTCTCAAAAGTTTTGCACGACGCATTGTGAAGAGATTGATCCAGCTTTCTCCATTGCCACAAAAGGTAAATTTTCATTTTCTTATATTTATATGCAATGATTTGGGTTCTGATTTCTTCAAGATGTGAAGTAAGTTTATATAAAAACAATCCTACATACATTTGATCCTTTTTTCTGCTGATACAATAGCTGATAGGGTTATGTACAGATATAACCATATCAATAGCTCGCTCTCATATGCTTTTATTTCTGGTGCTAAGTGATATCTTTCTCTTTTCTCTAGGATAGTGCCATGGGACAATTTAAAAAGGAGTTTGGTGAATCAGACGACGAGGGGATACCTGAACATAGCACAAAAACTGCAGACTTTGACCTTCTTTTTGCTGGAGATATTGATGATCACTTTCTTTTTGGCGTAAAATTAACGAAGTGAGTATTCTATATAATTACTTAAcatttactccctccattccataaTAGAAGGTGCAACTACCTTTTCTCGTAGTCCCAGAATACTGGGTGGCAGCTTCTGGGCTCCCGTTCCGCGCATGCAACATTTAGTGTGGTGTTGGATGGACACTCCTTGGCTCCCATGCCCATGCAGCTAGACACTGGCACAacatcttctctctctctctctctctctctgtagtAGTACAGCATCTTGCATGAGGCAGCAGAAGTGAAGCATTTTTCCTCGGAGCTGGGCAGGAGTAACTGCATTTCTTGGTCTACTGGGATGGAAGAGCATTAAGTATTTAAGTTGCTTATAATAATTTTCAGTTTCAGACTGCAGCTTGTTTCTCTTCACTTTCCACAGATTATAGTTAAAATGGTCTTTCCTCCTTTTACCATCACATGATTGCAAATTGACAGTTTGGATTTCAATGTATATTGAGTTGTGGATCTATAATATGTTCCCATTTCGAGTTTCAATCAGCAGCTTTTATTTTAGTCCTTTGTTGGAAATCCACTCATGTCATAATCTTATTTTCATCATTACAATGTTCAGTACTCATCCATTTGCCTGGACTTCACTGAATTTTACCTTCTACAAAACAATCATATGTCACATGTTTGTCTTTATCTTTTGCAATGGTTTGATAATTTGATCTTCTATTTTCAGAATTTGGCATTTAAATTCAATTGTCCTCGTTCGTGAAACTCACTTTGCAAAATAATTTGATTCAAAAAGTCTTTGCTAAGTAATGCATCAGGTGTTATGGTGTTCTTAAATCAATATTGGCTATGGAATAGCAGTTATTTCACATTCTTTGTAATTTAATGATGTTGTTTGTTCTAGTCTATAATAGTATGGCGCCTTAAAGTAAAAATTGTTAGTCTATGATACTCATTTGAGTGGCAGGTGCCAGGTGGCATATTATGTTTCTTTGTACACAGCTACACACACAACCTAAGATCAAACTTCGTGAACTTTGAGCAACAATTAATCTAACAATATGTAGATAATATTTATTAAGAAAAAACCATTGGgttcatattttaatgttttttCTTATGAGCGTGATATTGCCATTATCAATAATATGTCATAAGAGAAATTAATGCTCAAAGTTTAGTTTGGAGACTGCCACGAGTCATACCATGCCTTATTTTTTGAAACGAAGGGAATATAATCTTATGACCAAAATATAACTTTCAGAAACAGATAAGCTAGTCTTCCTGAGAATATATGCTCTACTTATTTTTTTCTAGCATATTGATTACTGAGAACGTCTAAATAATTAATGTTTGAACTAATGTTTCTGCAGGAAATCTATTAAGCTGTATAGTAACTTCTATTTTTCTGATATAATAGTTGCATCTCCTTTAGCACTGAAACGTgtaagtattttttttttcaaaaacaagaTTTCTTCATAGACTTCATAACCTGTACTTGTGTTCTGCAGTTGTACATTACTCTTATTCTGGGCAGACCTTGTATGCTATTGTCCTATTGATCTAGAATTTGATGTACTCCTTCCTGAAAAGTATATGGAAATTGCTAGAATACTTAGGATATGACACTGGTGGTGGTTAGCCAGTAGTATTGTGGGGAGATCCAGGTGGGAACCGCTGTATGCTATAGCAAGAAGCTGGTTTTTTTGGGTGGTTTTGCAATCTTGCTTCGTTATGGGAGGAAGTATGCAAGATGTGTCATAGTGCTGATGGCAGAACTTGTGGGTACAGGTAAATGTAAATGGCACTACACTTCTAGTGTGATGGCTTTGAGAAGTAGCAGCTTCTGTAGGACAGAATCCTCGGGAAAATGCTGGTTGAGGAAAATGCATTAATAAAGCCTTCATGGAGATTAGCTGTTGGATTGGTCAATCTAAACGATACCTGTCTGATTGGATGAACGAAACAGTATTATCGAAAGCATTAAATAGTGTCATCAAGCTTTAGGTGTTTCAAGCATGATTGGAGATTTGTCTGATATACTGAACTTTGATGGGGGGTATAAAACACTGTCTGAAACCAAGCCATTTCAGCATCCCTGCTATGATCTTGTCAATCTTCATCTTGTTCCCCTCCTTTTGTAGCAAGCTCCATCCCTGCAAACAAGACAATCCAGCAGAAAATACTCTGTTGTCTTAATAGAAAACTTCCTCTCAATGGCCCATCTTGTTCCTTGTTCAAAAGGCCTGACTGGTAGGTCACACCAAATTCTTTGGGATCCAAATAAACAAAAAGTCTACCAGCGATTAAGGCGGTTGTCCTATCTAAAAGTCTTCTGTATGCCACACAATTAGAACTTAGCTATATAGCAGCCATAAATTTTATCTGTATTTTTTTTATCGTTAAACGCCAATTTCTTTCACCTCAGCTCATAACTTTGTTTTCTAATTAATTACATTAAATTGAACTTCTGGAACATGTATATTGTTATGGAGTTCTATTGTTTATGCTTTATGCTTTTCTGTTATCAGAAAATTGATGGAGGAGAACATGGCAAGGAGAAGGATTTTGATTTCCTATCTTCAATTGAAGTTAGTTCCTTTGACCTTATGATCTATTCGCCACCTCATTACTAGATACACGTCTTTTTTTTAAACCATAAATAGTATGTTGAGAATCTAAATTCACATGAAAAAAAACGTATAAACTATATCTCTCACCCAAAGTACTCCAGAATATTGTATGTTGCAGGTTGCTAATGTATTAGTCTATTTGAACAAGAACTGATTCAAAGATTTGTATCTCAACATAGACTTGTATTTAGGAATGGAACAGAGTGCATTTTTTTTCCTTCTGTTTCTCCTTTCTCCTTGTTTACTTATTTCTAAAATGGTTTGTATGCAGATAGTTGTGGTTGATCATGCAGATGTGATATCTATGCAGGTAAACTTCAAGGCTTATATATTTTTCTACTTACATTTGGTTTTGTACCTTTTGGTacaaatgacagtttatgcatGGATGTAGAACTGGGAGCATCTGGAGGCTGTGTTTGAACAACTTAATCAGTTGCCAACAAAAGAACATGGAACCAATGTGATGCGAATTAGACCATGGTAATTCTGTTTCCTTGAATATTTTTAATGCTCTGATAACATCGACTCTCTGTATTGTGGACAGTCAATTTTCATGGCAATTCATTATTAATTATTTATGTGTATTCTCAAACTATATCCATATTAATTAAGCTTGTACATTGATGTCCAAGGTACTTGGATCAGCATGCACAGTACTATCGGCAGACAATACTGTTGAGCTCATACCTTACACCAGGTATGGATTCAGCTGGAATGTGGTTTTGACCTGCCcccttccctcctctcctctTGTTTTCAGTAACATAGAAACTGATGCTCAAGGCAACTAGTTATGCACAGGAACCACGAGACCTTGATTAGTTATTTGGTTGATAAATGATAATTTAATGATGCTATGCAGGCTTCTTTTACATCTATTACATATTTGTCGATTTGTTTGTTCATATACctatgtgcatttcaaatttcAATTGTTTTCCATGTTATGCAGAGATTAATGCTTTATTTAATGGATTGTGCTTAAATTATGAAGGAAAGGTATGCCATGATTGAAATAATGAAATCACTGAGTTAGCTGTTTCTTTCCTCCCTTTAAGGGAGTACATGTATTGTTGAATTAATAGTTTTACAACTTCTACTAGATTAAAATGGTGACCGAGTATGCAGGTGTTCTTCCCAAAATACAACTTGAAGTGCGGCAGGTGAATGCTCTTATCCATCTTGATTCTGCCACATTGTTgcatatatagtgaataaaactTAAATTTTACTCATAGATATATTTGTGTAAAAAAAGGTCTTAATGCCATGGATTCAGAATCCTCCTGAGTTATACTAAAGTTCATGCATAATTTTATATCTTATTTACCAAAACAGTTCTTGACTATTTTAATCCTTTTCAATGTGCAATTACTAAACAGGTGTATGAACGATTTGATGCATCTTCTATTGCTGAAGCTGATGATGCACGCTTTGATTATTTCTGCAACAAGGTCTGTTGTTTTATGCTTGTATAAGATATCTTCCAATGTACTGGAGTTTGCTCAAATAGTACATTTCTTATAATGAAGGATTTACTAGTTACAGAATAATCTGAGCAACTTTGTACTATCCTTCAAAGTGTACTGAGGCTAGTTCAAATTCTACAAACATCCTAGCAAATCGATCTATCTTGACAGTCTAGTCAGTAAACTTATCTGATAACCAGCTAACTGATCTTATCAACTTGACTAAATCTCTAAGCAAATATCTAGCTTACTTGACTGGGCTAGCTCAAGCTGTGGGAGGCTTATTGGCATGTGGCCTTTAGGTGTGCCCCACCATGACAGTCTCTTGGCTACGTACTGCTGAAAATTCTAGAGTTATTATTTCACCATTTTTCGTGATCTATTCCATATATAAATGTGTATTAATATATTATTTAATACATCTGTCCTTTTTATATTATATGATGTGTTACAGGTATATCCAAAGATCCGGGACTTGGATGAGGTATGCTCTATTCTGTTATGTGCGAACATTCAGTTGTGTTTGATACTTTGGAAATTTTGTAGGAACTTAGTTTTTGATGCTCAGCATCTCCTGTAAATATTGATAATGTCCATGCTCCTACAATGACTATCTCTTGCAAGATTCGCTAATTGTCTAGTGCAATGCAGGGTGGATTGCTGCTATTCGTTAGTTCGTACTTTGAATATATTCGAATAAGCAATTTCTTAAAATCTAAGGAAGCGTCATTTTGTCGAATTGGAGAGTGAGTAGACCTTCTTCTCATTATAGATTATTTTATTAGTTCAATTTAAGTTATCCGCCCTTAGTCTTAAGACAAGTGGTATTTATCTCAATGTGCTCCCAAATCAGGGCTACATCACAACAGGATATATCTCGTTCAAGACTCTGTTTTTTTGAGGGCAAGAAAAAGATCTTGCTTTATAGTGAAAGATCTCACTTCTACCACCGATACAAGGTAAAATTGTCTGAAGCATTACTTATTGTATTCTGCGATTCCTGTTGTTTCTGTGTTAGGTGTATTGTCTAAGGATATTCGTCATTATTTCTTGACGTGCAGATCAGAGGAACAAAGCATTTACTAATTTATTCATTGCCAGGGAGAAAAGAATTTTATCCGGAGGTATTGACTAAATTGCAATTTCATTGCTTTGTCTCATGGCTTACGGTGAAGAGGTTTTGAAAGTTAAACTCCCTTGGGTTTGTATCTTCCTTTCAGCTTGTAAATATGCTAGGTGAATCAGAGAACCGGAAGTGCAATGTCCTTTTTTCTCGTCTTGACCTTCTTAAGGTGAGTTCATTATTTCACTAAGTTTGGTTCCATCATGGAAACTGTAATCTTGTCCCGCTATTAATTTCATGCTCTGCAGAAACATTCATTTCATGGAGTTTGTGATCCATAGTATCATGCAGTTCAGCTGTTCAGTTAGCAgtatgaacaaatttattttaatCTTTGTAGTCGCACTATCAAATTTCTCATAGTCTGGATTCAAGATTAGAATCACAAGCTTTCGGGTTTTGAGCTTCTGTTTGAAAATTTGTCTCACCTGGTTTTGGTTAATGCTCAACAGTTTCACATGCAATTCTCTCCTGATTATTTGCTAGTCTTGTGTATGTCCAATTTCTTATGCTGTATCTTTTACAAGTTTATATGCATTGCTTGACTCCATGAGTTAATCTCCACCAACATGTTAGTTATCCTTCGTCTTCGTGTGAATTGACCTTGTTGCTAACTTGCAGTTAGAGCGGATTGTTGGGACATCTTCCACACGAAGGTTGATTTCCTCGGACAAGGGCATGTTTGTCTTCTGCTGATGTAGCAATGTAGCAGCCTAGTAGGTTAGCCCCTACTGTTGAGCAGATGAATGCTTTTTATATTTATCCATAAGCTATGTTTTGGCCATATACCATCTATTATTAACAAATCCACTCTGGGGATACCATATACCGCCTGACGCTGGTCACCGAGCCGGGCTGCGCGCGTGGCCGCTCATCCGCTCGCCCCCTTCCCCCGCCGCGCGCCTGTCTCTCGT
The sequence above is drawn from the Miscanthus floridulus cultivar M001 chromosome 15, ASM1932011v1, whole genome shotgun sequence genome and encodes:
- the LOC136509324 gene encoding protein NUCLEOLAR FACTOR 1-like isoform X1, with amino-acid sequence MGKRKPMPSAAARGSKNQPKRPKSTKQGAELPEENPQLSEHDDAEILDTESGAAGTVQLDKKANGSFQGTAQSDEDDMEDEYDAPSGDAPGDTINNGNDCFDETETSCSFHRHVSHIMTNEEVKALMKKNYKFKWEMPAVDIPRSKWVGTGEKVQEACDDHLRDVKGKLRDHWQRTLSDHLNSRMSFFSLCNSYRDIMHCNKKPFYLKSNGPDSSTMDAYLMHALNHVHRTRDVVIRNDAKLRNDTDRDISDDKTYLDQGFTRPKVLFLLPLKSFARRIVKRLIQLSPLPQKDSAMGQFKKEFGESDDEGIPEHSTKTADFDLLFAGDIDDHFLFGVKLTKKSIKLYSNFYFSDIIVASPLALKRKIDGGEHGKEKDFDFLSSIEIVVVDHADVISMQNWEHLEAVFEQLNQLPTKEHGTNVMRIRPWYLDQHAQYYRQTILLSSYLTPEINALFNGLCLNYEGKIKMVTEYAGVLPKIQLEVRQVYERFDASSIAEADDARFDYFCNKVYPKIRDLDEGGLLLFVSSYFEYIRISNFLKSKEASFCRIGEATSQQDISRSRLCFFEGKKKILLYSERSHFYHRYKIRGTKHLLIYSLPGRKEFYPELVNMLGESENRKCNVLFSRLDLLKLERIVGTSSTRRLISSDKGMFVFC
- the LOC136509324 gene encoding protein NUCLEOLAR FACTOR 1-like isoform X2, which produces MGKRKPMPSAAARGSKNQPKRPKSTKQGAELPEENPQLSEHDDEILDTESGAAGTVQLDKKANGSFQGTAQSDEDDMEDEYDAPSGDAPGDTINNGNDCFDETETSCSFHRHVSHIMTNEEVKALMKKNYKFKWEMPAVDIPRSKWVGTGEKVQEACDDHLRDVKGKLRDHWQRTLSDHLNSRMSFFSLCNSYRDIMHCNKKPFYLKSNGPDSSTMDAYLMHALNHVHRTRDVVIRNDAKLRNDTDRDISDDKTYLDQGFTRPKVLFLLPLKSFARRIVKRLIQLSPLPQKDSAMGQFKKEFGESDDEGIPEHSTKTADFDLLFAGDIDDHFLFGVKLTKKSIKLYSNFYFSDIIVASPLALKRKIDGGEHGKEKDFDFLSSIEIVVVDHADVISMQNWEHLEAVFEQLNQLPTKEHGTNVMRIRPWYLDQHAQYYRQTILLSSYLTPEINALFNGLCLNYEGKIKMVTEYAGVLPKIQLEVRQVYERFDASSIAEADDARFDYFCNKVYPKIRDLDEGGLLLFVSSYFEYIRISNFLKSKEASFCRIGEATSQQDISRSRLCFFEGKKKILLYSERSHFYHRYKIRGTKHLLIYSLPGRKEFYPELVNMLGESENRKCNVLFSRLDLLKLERIVGTSSTRRLISSDKGMFVFC